aatatttttcaaaacattaattTAACTAACCAAACATGAAAACATTGGAGTTCCAACCTACCAAACACCCATTCTATACTGTTTTTCATGAAGTTCAAATTCTAGTCAAGAGAGACACTACAGCCAGTGACAATGAAACTCCCCAATAACTACGTGAGAGACTCTAGTCAAGACCAAACTAACGTGGAACAATGCACACCCTCTAGTACAAGGACCATCAGGAAACTTTCCAACTAAAAGATTCATTCCACGCGCGAGAGATCAAGAGTTGGATCAGAGAAACCAGACTTATGAATTTATTTGTTGCTATTGCAATTGGTCTTGGACAAGAACAAAATGCATCATTTGATGAGTGCACTACTCACAACCAAAAAACTTTTTTCCTCTGCCTCCGTAAAAAAGCGGAAGAAAGAGCAGGATTGCTATTTAAATAATGGAAGTGCAGTGCTAGAGGAGATTCTTGCTTTATGCAACGGAAATTGCCGAATTCCCATCCGTTACTTCACTGCCACTGAGATAGAAAGGGCGATCAAGCACTCtgaaaagaaaatagaactcGACGAAGGCTATATGGTTACAGGCTCCCTAGAAAACCACCTCTTTTTAATTAGGTTCTCTCTCTATTCCTATGGCGTGCACCGAGATATAGCAATTACAGCTCAGATGAGTCATCTCAAGAATGTGCTGAGACTTATTGGTTGCTGTCTAGAATTTGAAGAACCGGTTATGGTGTATGAATATATTGAAGGGATATCTCTCGGCGATCTACTTTTCGAAGAGGGTAATCATGATGATCAAACTAGAAAATCACTATTATCTTGGGGAAGTAGATTACGAATTGCCAATGAGGTTGCTTCTGCACTCGTCTTTCTCCATACCGAATTTACTACACCTATCATCCACAGAGATATAAAGCCTCACAAAGTGAT
The Capsicum annuum cultivar UCD-10X-F1 chromosome 6, UCD10Xv1.1, whole genome shotgun sequence DNA segment above includes these coding regions:
- the LOC107872942 gene encoding serine/threonine-protein kinase ZRK4; translated protein: MHHLMSALLTTKKLFSSASVKKRKKEQDCYLNNGSAVLEEILALCNGNCRIPIRYFTATEIERAIKHSEKKIELDEGYMVTGSLENHLFLIRFSLYSYGVHRDIAITAQMSHLKNVLRLIGCCLEFEEPVMVYEYIEGISLGDLLFEEGNHDDQTRKSLLSWGSRLRIANEVASALVFLHTEFTTPIIHRDIKPHKVIIDQNSSIAKIVDFSFSISLPSGELEVQDRVCGTIEYLDPEYGYCGIITQKTDVYSFGVLLFELLTGKELRDIMESNVEEGNVMDRVDSAISEETINFENFLPNLIDRYIKEGNIMDIADNAILEEHGIEIQQQLQDYLNLVKKCTTYNRKNRPYMIQVAKELCRIHKCFHAFTLGQI